The region GGCGTGTCTGCCCCGTCCCAAGCTCGTCGCGGCGCGCGCAGGGGCTGCGGTACCCTGACGCCATGCGTGCCGTACGCCTTCTGCTTAGCGAGCCGCGCTGATCAGTCCCGACCACTGACGACCCGTGGTCGGAATCGGCGCGGCGTCCCCTCCTGTGCGAGGGGATTTTTCATTTCTAAGCCGCTGGCAGAGACGATCGATGGAGCTTTGAGGATCATGAGCGAGACGAACCCCGCTGCCGCCTCCGAGGTGGCAGCGCCGCACCGCTACACGGCCGCGATGGCCGCTGAGATCGAGGCACGCTGGCAGGATTTCTGGGACGCCGAGGGCACGTACGAGGCGCCGAACCCCAGCGGTGACCTGGCGGGCGACCCCGAGCTGGCCGCCAAGCCCAAGAAGTTCATCATGGACATGTTCCCGTACCCCTCGGGAGCGGGTCTGCACGTCGGCCACCCCCTGGGCTACATCGCCACCGATGTATTCGCCCGGTTCCAGCGCATGACGGGCCACAACGTCCTGCACACCCTGGGCTTCGACGCCTTCGGCCTGCCCGCCGAGCAGTACGCCGTGCAGACGGGCACCCACCCGCGCGTGTCCACCGAGGCCAACATCGAGAACATGAAGGCCCAGCTGCGCGCGCTGGGCCTGGGTCACGACAAGCGCCGGTCGTTCGCCACGATCGACCCGGAGTACTACAAGTGGACGCAGTGGATCTTCCTGCAGATCTTCAACTCCTGGTACGACGACGAGGCGGACAAGGCCCGTCCGATCTCCGCGCTGATCGCCCAGTTCGAGAGCGGCGAGCGCGCCGTAGCGAGCGTTGACGGCGCCACGCGCGCGTGGAACGAGCTGACCGCCGACGAGCGCGCCGACGTTCTGAGCGAGTACCGACTGGCGTACGCCTCCGACGCGCCCGTCAACTGGTGCCCCGGGCTGGGCACGGTGCTGGCCAACGAGGAGGTCACCGCCGACGGCCGCTCCGAGCGCGGGAACTTCCCCGTCTTCAAGGCCAAGCTGCGTCAGTGGAACATGCGCATCACGGCGTACGCCGACCGGCTGCTGGACGACCTGGAGGCGCTGGACTGGCCCGAGGCGATCAAGCTGCAGCAGCGCAACTGGATCGGCCGCTCCGAGGGCGCCCGCGTCGACTTCCCGATCGACGGCGAAGCCATCACGATCTTCACCACGCGCCCGGACACCCTGTTCGGCGCCACCTATATGGTGCTGGCGCCCGAGCACCCGCTGGTCGACAAGTTCGTCCCCGAAGCCTGGCCCGAGGGCACCCACGAGGTGTGGACCGGCGGTCACGCCACGCCCGCCGAGGCCGTCGCCGCCTACCGTGTGCAGGCCGCCTCGAAGTCCGACGTCGAACGGCAGGCCGAGGCCAAGGACAAGACCGGTGTCTTCACCGGCGCCTACGCGACCAACCCGGTCAACGGCGAGCAGGTCCCGGTCTTCATCGCCGACTACGTGCTGATGGGCTACGGCACCGGCGCGATCATGGCCGTCCCGGCCGGCGACCAGCGCGACTTCGAGTTCGCGCGCGCCTTCGAGCTGCCGATCCGCTGCATTGTCGAGCCGACCGACGGCCGCGGCACCGACACGTCGACGTGGGAGAACGCCTTCGCGTCCTACGACGCGAGGATCATCAACTCCTCCAACGACGACATCTCGCTGGACGGCCTGGGCGTGGCCGAGGCGAAGGAGCGCATCACCGAGTGGCTGGCCCGCAAGGGCATCGGTGAGGGCACCGTCAACTTCCGTCTGCGCGACTGGCTGTTCAGCCGCCAGCGCTACTGGGGCGAGCCCTTCCCGATCGTCTACGACGAGGACGGCGTCGCACACGCGCTGCCCGAGTCGATGCTGCCCCTGGAGCTGCCGGAGGTCGAGGACTACTCGCCGCGCACCTTCGACCCGGACGACGCGAACACCTCTCCCGAAACGCCGCTGTCCCGCAACGAGGACTGGGTCAACGTCACCCTGGACCTGGGTGACGGCCGCGGCCCGCAGAAGTACCGACGCGAGACCAACACCATGCCCAACTGGGCGGGTTCCTGCTGGTACGAGCTGCGCTACCTGGACCCGCACAACGACCAGAAGCTGGTCGACCCGGCCATCGAGCAGTACTGGATGGGCCCGCGCGAGGGTCAGCCGCACGGTGGCGTCGACCTGTACGTCGGCGGCGCCGAGCACGCCGTGCTGCACCTGCTGTACGCGCGCTTCTGGTCGAAGGTGCTGTACGACCTGGGGTATGTCTCCTCGGTCGAGCCGTTCCACAAGCTGTTCAACCAGGGCATGATCCAGGCCTTCGTGTACCGCGACAGCCGCGGCATCGCGGTGCCGGCCGCCGAGGTGGAGGAGCGCGACGGCGCGTACTACTACCAGGGCGATAAGGTCTCCCGGCTGCTGGGCAAGATGGGCAAGTCCCTGAAGAACGCGGTCACTCCGGACGAGATCTGTGCCGAGTACGGCGCGGACACCCTGCGCCTGTACGAGATGGCGATGGGCCCCCTGGACGTGTCGCGGCCGTGGGACACGCGCGCGGTGGTGGGCCAGTACCGGCTGCTGCAGCGGCTGTGGCGCAACGTCGTCGACGAGACCACGGGCGAGGTCACGGTCGTCGACACCCCGGCCGACGAGGACACCCTGCGGGCGCTGCACAAGGCGATCGACGGCGTGCGCCAGGACCTGGAGGGCCTGCGCTTCAACACCGCCATCGCCAAGGTCACCGAGCTGAACAACCACCTGACCAAGACCGGCGGCCCCGTGTCGCGCACGGTCGCCGAGCCCCTGGTGCTGCTGGTCGCGCCGCTGGCCCCGCACATCGCCGAGGAGCTGTGGCGCAAGCTGGGCCACACCGACTCGGTCGTCCACCAGGACTTCCCGGTGGCCGACCCGGCGTACGTCGTGGACGAGGCCGTGACCTGCGTCGTGCAGATCAAGGGCAAGGTCAAGGCGCGCCTGGAGGTCTCCCCGTCGATCTCCGACGCGGAGCTGGAGAAGATCGCGCTGGCCGACGAGAAGGTCGTCGCCGCGCTGGACGGCGCGGGCATCCGCAAGGTGATCGTGCGGGCGCCGAAGCTGGTGAACATCGTCACGGCGTAGCCGCTTGCCCCGGTCCGGCACGGATCGGTGGCTTGGCTAGGGGTAGTCCCCTACGGGCAGGTTCGGGGTTCTTCCGGAACTCCGGACCTGCCCGTTGCGTTTACCGTTGAAGAGTGACGCGGCGGTTGCCGCGACGTCCGGAGGAGGAGCGTGGTGGAAGCCGTGATCACAGTTATCGCCCTGCTCTTCCTGCTGTTCGTGGTGCTGGGCGCATACGCCACCGTGAAGGTGATCGGCGCCGCCAAGCGCGGTGTGGACCGCACGATCTCCCAGGCCCGCCGCACGGTCGAGGACACCACCCTGCGTGCCAAGACCTTCACTCAGCCTGGCCCGGCGGGCGAGATCGCCCAGCTGAGACTGATGCTGCGCACCTCGATGCGGGCCACGCAGGACGCGCTGCACTCGGGCGTGGCCGAGGACGAGTCCCTGAAGGAGTCCCTGGGGCTGTTCGAGCGGCTCAGTGTGCACGGGCGCGAGCTGGACGACGAGCTGAGGCGCCTGGAGAGCGAACCGGACAAGCGGACGCTCTCCACACGGCTGCCCGAGCTGCGCGAGCGCACCGAGCGGATCACGCAGTCCGCGGACTCGCTTCGCTGGGCCGCGCGCGACCGGGCCCGCCGGTTCGCCGCCGACGACCTGGATTCGCTGAGTGAGCAGATCGACGTCGAGGCGGGCGCCCTGAGGCACTGGACGACCGCGCCGGGGCCCACGGCCCCCTGGCCCGAGGCGCCGGCACCGGACACGGCCACTTCCAGCGGCCAGACCTGGCCGGAGCCCCCGCAGTCCCGCCCGGCCGACGAGCCGCCGCGCTCCGCCATCACCCCGCCGGGACAGCGGCCGACCTACCCCTGGCAGAAGAAACCCCGTCCCGAGAGCACGACTTGACCCGACCTAGACCGCAGGTGAAAGGGGCCGGGCTGCCGTCCGCGCTCCCCGGCAGGTAACCTCCAGCTCATGTCCCGCCATGTCGCGATCGTCACCGATTCAACGGCCTACTTGCCGCGCCGGACGATGGAGCGCCACGGCATCACCGCGGTGCCCCTGACCGTGGTTCTCGGCGATCAGGCGCTCGAAGAGGGCACCGAGATCTCGGCCCGCTCCCTGGCGCAGGCACTCCAGAAGCGGCGCTCCGTCACCACGTCCCGGCCCAGCCCCGAGGTCTTCGCCGCTGCCTACCGCAGGGTCGCCGAGTCGGGCGCTACCGACATCGTCTCGCTCCATCTGTCCGCCGAACTCTCCGGCACATACGACGCCGCCGTCCTCGCGGCCCGTGAGGCCCCGGTCCCCGTGCGAGTGGTGGACACCGGGATGATCGCGATGGCCCTCGGGTTCTGCGCACTCGCCGCGGCCGAGTCCGCGGAGGCAGGGGGCACCGTCGACGAGGCGGTCGCGGCCGCGGAGAAGCGTGCCGCCGGCACCTACGCGTACTTCTACGTCGACACGCTCGACTATCTGCGTCGTGGCGGCCGTATCGGCGCCGCGCAGGCGCTGTTGGGCTCCGCGCTCGCGGTGAAGCCGCTGCTCCAGCTCGACGGGGGGCGGATCGAACCTCTGGAGAAGGTACGGACGGCGTCCAAGGCGATCGCCCGGCTCGAGGAGATCGTGGCCGAACGCGCGGGCAGCGCCCAGGTCGACATCGCCGTCCACCATCTCGCCGCCCCCGAGCGGGCGTCCGCCCTCGCGGACCGGTTGCGGGCGCGGGTGCCGGGCGTGGTCGATCTGCATGTGAGCGAGGTCGGTGCGGTGATCGGGGCGCACACGGGCCCCGGGCTGCTGGGGGCGGTCGTCTCGCCTCGATGAGGCCGAGGAATTCGGTGGTGGCGGAGTGGGGGCGCCTGCGTCTGATGGGACTGCGTCTGATGGGACTACTGCGTCTGATGCGTCTACTGGGCCTGGTGTGACTCGTGTGGGTGACGGAGTTATCCACAACTGGGTAGTTTTCCCCGGGGTTTGAGCAAGATCATCGCGAGGGCGGCGAGTTGCCCGATCCTCGACGTATGGCACTTCGATCACGCTCACGCACCGCCACACCGACCAGCGGCCCGGGCCGCGGACCCGTCTCCGACGGCCGCACCCGCCATCGCCGCCATCGCTCGCCAAGCCGCGCAGGCACAGGCGCAGGTGTAGGTACAAGCGCAGGTACAGATACAGGTACAGGCGCCCGCGCCCGACGCCGCGATGCCTCGGCCGAGGCGCTCCGCCTGCGTGCGCAGGCGCTCTTCTCCGAAAGGCCCAGCACAGGAGGGGAGTTGAGGGACGGGCCGCCGGGCGTGGACCGGGATGTGGGAGGCCCAAGGGGGAGCACCTCGGCCGGGGTCGGGGTCGCCGTCGTTCGGGGAGGTGGCGGCTCTTCGCCCACCGGGGTCCTGGACCGTGACGAACCGAGCCCGAGCCCGAGCCCGTGCCCGAGCACGGGTGCGAGTGCGGGCGACCGTGCCGAGCGCGGTGCTCCCGCGCCCGGTGCGGCGGCGGCATGGCGGGAGCGGGCCGGGCTCGCCGTGCGGGAGCGGATGCCGCTGTGGCTGCAGTCGAGGTGCGGTCTGGAGCGCAGGAGTGTGACCGCACTCGGTGTGCTGCTGGTTGTCGCCGTGGTCTTCGCCGTGCAGCAGTTCTGGGGTGGCAGGACGCAGCCGGTGCGGGCTCCCGAGGTGGTGCGGGCAGTGGCGCCGTACGGCGGGCAGAGCGGCGCGGTGGAGCGGAAGTCGGCGGAGCCGGGAGGTTCGGTCGGGGCGCCGCCGAGCCCGGCCGGCTCGACCGGTTCGACCGGGACCACGATCGTGGTGGACGTCAGCGGCAAGGTGCGCAGTCCCGGGCTGCAACGACTGCCGGCCGGCTCGCGGGTCGAGGACGCGCTGCGGGCCGCGGGTGGGGTGCGACCGGGCGCGAACACCGAGGGGCTCAACCGGGCCCGCCTCCTGGTGGACGGCGAACAGGTCGTGGTGGGCGTCCCCGCCGCCGTGGCTGGACCGGTCATGGGTGGCGGCTCCAGTGCCACCGGGATCGGCGGGTCCGCTTCAGGAGCGGTTCCTTCGGCTCCGGTCTCCCTCAGCACGGCCACCGTGGACCAGCTCGACACCCTGCCGGGCGTCGGTCCCGTTCTCGCCCAGCACATCATCGACTACCGCACCCAGCACGGCGGCTTCCGCTCGGTCGACGAGCTCCGCGAGGTCAATGGAATCGGCGACCGCCGGTTCTCCGATCTGCAGAAACTGGTACGGCCGTGAGCGGGCCCACCGTCCCCTCGGCGGCTTCTGCGACCTCTTCGCTCCCTGCACTCCCTTCGCCCCACGCGGCCTCCGCGCCGACGGATGCCACGCGGAGCACCCCGCGCTCCCGGAGTCGCCGAGCCGTGCACGCCGCCTCGGGAAAGCGGCTCGGCACCGCGCACCCCCGGGAGGAAGGGCCGACGGATCTGCGGCTCGTGCCGCCCGCGCTCGCGGCCTGGGTGACGGCGGCGGTGACGGTGGGCGCACCGCCCGGACGGGTCACAGCCGTGGTGGTGGGCTGCCTGGTCGTGGGCGGCGTGTTGCTGGCGGTGGGGCGGACCAAGGCGCGCAGGGTGACGGAGTACGGCGCACGACCACTCCGTGCTTGGCCACGGGTCTCCGTCGCCGCCTCACTGCTCTGTGTCGCGGCGGCCGCCGCCTCCGCGGGGCTGCACGGGGCGGATGCGCGCCGCGGCCCGATCCCGGCCCTGGCACGGCAGTACGCCCATGTGACCGCCGAGGTGGAGGTCACCTCCGACCCACGGCTCACCCGGCCTCGGATCAAGGGGGATCACGCGGCTCCCACGGCCGTGCTGCTCGACGCGGAGGTCCGGCGGGTGACGCGGGAGGGCGGAAACGGGGCTGTGGTGGCGACGCGCACGCCGGTGCTGGTGATCGTCGACGCGCATTCGCCGAGGGGCTCGCCTCGGCTGCCCGGCGGGCGCTCGCCCTGGCTGTCGCTGCTGCCGTCCACACGGTTGCGGGTGGCCGCGCGGCTTGCCCCCGCACTGTCGGGCGGGGATCGGATCGCGGCCGTGCTGCGCGTGCGGGGGAGCGGGCCGCCGGAGGTGGTGGGGCAGCCGTCCGGGCCGCAGCGGTTCGCCGGTCGGTTGCGCGAGGGCCTGCGGCAGGCGACCGACGGGCTGGAGTCGGACGCGAGGGCGCTGCTGCCGGGGCTGGTCGTGGGGGACACCTCACGGGTCACACCGGAGCTGGACGAGGCGTTCAAGGCGACGGACCTCACGCACCTGCTGGCGGTCAGCGGCGGCAACTTCACGATCTTGCTCGCACTGTTCGTCGGACCGCCGGGTCTCGCCCAGCGCGCCGAGCGGCGTGGCCTCGCACCTCGGCTCGGTATCCCGCTGCGGGCCACCGCCCTGCTCGGTGGTGCGGTCACGCTCGGCTTCGTGATCGTGTGCCGGCCGGACCCGAGCGTGCTGCGGGCCGCGGCCTGCGGATCGATCGCGCTGCTCGCCCTCGCGACCGGCCGCCGCAGATCGTTGATCCCCGCCCTGGCCACGGCCGTACTGCTGCTGGTGCTGTACGACCCCTGGCTGTCACGGAGTTATGGCTTCCTGCTCTCCGTGCTGGCGACCGGCGCCCTGCTCACGCTCGCCCCACGGTGGAGTGCGGCGCTCCAGAGACGCCGGATGCCGCCGCGCCTGGCCGAGGCGCTGGCCGCCGCGGGAGCCGCACAGGCCCTGTGCGCGCCGGTCGTCGCGGTTCTGTCGGCCCGGGTGAGCCTGGTGGCGGTGCCGTGCAATCTGCTCGCGGAGTTCGCCGTCGCACCGGCCACGGTGCTGGGGTTCGCGACGCTGGCGACAGCGCCGGTCGTACCGCCGGTGGCCAAGGGGCTCGCGTGGTGCGCGAGTTGGCCGGCCCGGTGGATCGCCGACATCGCCCGGACCGGCGCCGCGCTGCCCGGCGGGGGAGTGGACTGGCCCGCGAGCTGGCCGGGGGCGCTGCTGCTCGCCCTGGTCACGACGGTCGTCGTGCTCGTCGGCCGACGGCTCCTGAAGCATCCTTGGCTGAGCGGTGCCTGTGTCCTGGTGTTCCTGCTGGTCGTGGTGCAGCCTGCGCCGCTCACCAGGGTGATCACGGGATGGCCGCCGCCCGGCTGGCGGTTCGCGATGTGCGACGTGGGACAGGGCGATGCGATGGTGCTCGCGGCGGGCGACGACACCGCCGTGGTGGTCGACGCGGGCCCCGATCCGGCGCTGGTCGACCACTGTCTGACCACGCTCGGCATCACCCGGATCCCGCTCGTCGTGCTGACGCATTTTCACGCCGACCATGTGGCGGGGCTGCCGGGGGTGCTGCGGGGGCGTGCGGTGGGGGCGATCGAGACGACGGGCTTCGCGGAGCCGCCGGACCAGGCCGAGTTCGTACGGAGGGAGGCGGCCGCACGGCACATCTCGGTGACGTCGGCCGTGGCGGGTGAAAGGCGGCGCATCGGCAGTCTCGACTGGCAGGTGCTGTGGCCGCCACCGAGCCCGGCGCCCACCCCGGACGGGCCGAACGACGCCAGCGTCGCCCTCCTCGTACGGTCGGCGGGGCTGCGGCTGCTGTTGCTCGGCGACCTCGAACCGCCGGCGCAGCAAGGGCTGCTGAGATCACCGGCGGCCGGGGAGCTGACGGCCGTGGACGTGCTCAAGGTCGCCCACCACGGCTCGGCCTACCAGGACCCGGAGCTCATACGGAGGGTGGCCCCGCGGCTCGCCCTGATCTCGTGCGGCAGGGACAACCCGTACGGGCATCCCGCGCCCAGCACGGTCGCGGCGCTGCGCGTCGCGGGTGCCGTGGTGCTGCGGACGGACAAGGACGGGGCGCTGGCCGTCGTCGGTGCGGGCGGAGGGCTGAGCGTGGCGAGAGACTGAGGGTATGAATTCCGCACAGGCCGATGCCTACCTCCGCCGGATCGGCGCCCATCACCCCGCGTGGCCCACTTCAGGTGTGCTGCGCGACCTGCACCTTCGCCATCAGAAGGCGGTGCCGTTCGAGAACCTGTCGATCCATCTGGGTGAGGAGATCGTGCTGGAGGAGAAGCGGCTGCTGGACAAGGTGGTGGGCAGGCGCAGGGGTGGCTTCTGCTACGAACTGAACGGGGCGTTCGGGGCGTTGCTCGGGGCGCTGGGCTTCGACGTCACGCTGCTCGCGGGGCGGGTGTACGGGGAGGAGGGGCGGCTCGGGATCCCGTACGACCATCTCGCGCTGCGGGTGCGGACGGTGGACGGGGGCGACTGGCTGGCGGACGTCGGGTTCGGGGCGCACAGTCACTATCCGCTGGCTTTCGGGGCGAGGACCGAACAGGTTGACCCGGGCGGCACGTTCAGGGTGCTCGAGGCGGGGCCGGACGCGGCGGGGGTGCGGGGCGTCGGCGGGCGGCGGGAGGCCGAGGACCTGGACGTCATCCGGGACGGTGGCCCGCAGTACCGCCTGGAGGTGCGGCCGCGGGTACTGGGTGACTTCGTCGCCGGGGCCTGGTGGAACAGCACCTCGCCGAAGTCGCATTTCACGCGGTCACTGGTCTGTTCGCGGGTGACGGAGGACGGAGGGCGGATCACGCTCAGCGGTCGGAAGCTGACGGCGACGGCGCCGGACGGGACGAAAGAGGTGTCGGAACTGACAACGGACGAGGAGGTGTTGGCGCTCTACCGGGAGCGCTTCGGGATCGAGCTGGACCGGGTGCCGGAGGTGCGGAAGGGCTGAATCCGGCGTACCGGAGGAGCGGTCGGCGATGCATGTGGTGATCGACGCGGCGTCCATCGACACCAACATGCGGCGTCCATCGACATCAACGTCACGATGCGCGACGACCATCTGAGGACGGCGGGCATCCTGCACCGGGACGACTTCACGGTGAGCCGGCAGACGATGCTCGCGCGTGGCATCGCGGTGGTCGGAACGAGCGCCAGGAAACGAGCGTCAGGATCGAGCTGGACGTGCGGATCGTTGAGAACGGCTGACCCCGGCGTCGGCTCTGTCCGGCGTAGCGGAAAATGTCCCCGTGAGCGATGTGAGACATGTGCTGGTGCTGCCCGACCGCGATGCCGCGGAAGAGGCGGCGGAGGTGATAGGTGACCGGTTCGGGCTCGACGAGGAGCCGCAGCTCGTCAGGGACGCGCTGGCCGGTGAGGACGACGCCGAGGACGCGCAGTGGCTGGTGGTCCTGACGGATCCCGGGGAGCGGCTCGATCCGAAGGAGCTGGACGAGTTCGCGGGGGAGTGGGACGGCTGGCGCGAGGAGCCGTAGCGCTCTGCCGGCGGCGGGGCCGGTCGTGCGGGTTCCCGTGCGGGACGCGTTGTCAGTGGCGCGTGGGATGCTTTCGGTGATGGCCAAGAAGACCGCTCAAGACGACCCTCTCGCCCCCGTCACGCTTGCCGTGGGCCAGGAGGACCTCCTGCTCGACCGTGCCGTGCAGGAGGTGGTGGCCGCCGCCAGGGCCGCCGACGCCGACACGGACGTACGGGACCTCACTCCGGACCAGCTGCAGCCCGGCACGCTGGCCGAGCTCACGAGTCCCTCGCTCTTCTCCGAGCGCAAGGTCGTGGTCGTACGCAATGCGCAGGATCTGTCGGCCGACACCGTCAAGGACGTGAAGGCGTACCTGGACGCGCCGGCCGAGGAGATCACCCTCGTGCTGCTGCACGCCGGTGGGGCCAAGGGCAAGGGGCTCCTCGACGCCGCGCGCAAGGTGGGGGCTCGGGAGGTGGCGTGCCCCAAGATGACGAAGCCTGCGGACCGGCTGGCGTTCGTGCGCGGCGAGTTCCGGGCGCTCGGGAGATCGGCCGCGCCGGAGGCGTGCCAGGCGCTGGTCGACTCGATCGGGAGTGACCTGCGGGAGCTGGCGTCCGCGGTGTCTCAGCTGACCGCGGATGTCGAGGGGACGATCGACGAGGCCATTGTCGGGCGGTACTACACCGGGCGGGCCGAGGCGTCGAGCTTCACCGTGGCCGACCGGGCCGTGGAGGGGCGGGCCGCGGAGGCGTTGGAGGCGTTGCGGTGGTCTTTGTCGACCGGGGTCGCGCCCGTCCTGATCACCAGTGCGTTGGCTCAGGGGGTGCGGGCGATCGGGAAGCTGTCCTCCGCGCGCGGGGGGCGGCCGGCCGATCTTGCTCGTGAGCTGGGGATGCCGCCGTGGAAGATCGATCGGGTGCGGCAGCAGATGCGGGGGTGGACGCCGGACGGTATCGCGGTTGCCCTGCGGGCGGTCGCCGATGCCGATGCCGGGGTGAAGGGCGGGGGAGATGATCCCGAGTACGCGCTGGAGAAGGCGGTCGTAGCGATCGCTCGGGCGGCTCGGTCTGGTCGGGGCTAGCGCGCGGCTGGGCTGAGCCCGTGTTCTTCCGCCCCCGCCGCCCCTACCTACCCCTCCCCCAAGCTCTCGGCTTCGCTCGAGCAGGGGGACCCCCATCATCCGCAGCCTGGGGGCTCCGCCCCCAGGCCCCCGGGGTGCGTTCCTCGGCTGCGAGCCGGTGGGGGCCGGTCGCGCAGTTCCCCGCGCCCCTGGGGCGGGGCTTCGCCCCGATTTCCCCTGTCCACGCCAAAGGCCCCGCTCGCTCTCCTGGGGAAGGAGGGGGAGCGGGGCCCTTGGGTCACGATGGTGGATCCACGCCCGCGTGGCGAACGCAGGCCGCGCGTGGGTCCGGGGGTGCCGGTCAGGAGCGGAAGAGAGGGCCCGCTTGGTCCTTTCCGGCGGTCAAGTCAGGGGTTGAGCCCGATGGGGCCCAGCCGACTCAGCCCTTGAGGGAAGCGACCTTCGAAGCAAGCGCCGACTTCTTGTTGGCGGCCTGGTTCTTGTGGATGACGCCCTTCGAGACGGCCTTGTCGAGCTGGCGCGACGCA is a window of Streptomyces mirabilis DNA encoding:
- a CDS encoding ComEA family DNA-binding protein, translating into MALRSRSRTATPTSGPGRGPVSDGRTRHRRHRSPSRAGTGAGVGTSAGTDTGTGARARRRDASAEALRLRAQALFSERPSTGGELRDGPPGVDRDVGGPRGSTSAGVGVAVVRGGGGSSPTGVLDRDEPSPSPSPCPSTGASAGDRAERGAPAPGAAAAWRERAGLAVRERMPLWLQSRCGLERRSVTALGVLLVVAVVFAVQQFWGGRTQPVRAPEVVRAVAPYGGQSGAVERKSAEPGGSVGAPPSPAGSTGSTGTTIVVDVSGKVRSPGLQRLPAGSRVEDALRAAGGVRPGANTEGLNRARLLVDGEQVVVGVPAAVAGPVMGGGSSATGIGGSASGAVPSAPVSLSTATVDQLDTLPGVGPVLAQHIIDYRTQHGGFRSVDELREVNGIGDRRFSDLQKLVRP
- the holA gene encoding DNA polymerase III subunit delta, with translation MAKKTAQDDPLAPVTLAVGQEDLLLDRAVQEVVAAARAADADTDVRDLTPDQLQPGTLAELTSPSLFSERKVVVVRNAQDLSADTVKDVKAYLDAPAEEITLVLLHAGGAKGKGLLDAARKVGAREVACPKMTKPADRLAFVRGEFRALGRSAAPEACQALVDSIGSDLRELASAVSQLTADVEGTIDEAIVGRYYTGRAEASSFTVADRAVEGRAAEALEALRWSLSTGVAPVLITSALAQGVRAIGKLSSARGGRPADLARELGMPPWKIDRVRQQMRGWTPDGIAVALRAVADADAGVKGGGDDPEYALEKAVVAIARAARSGRG
- a CDS encoding DegV family protein, producing MSRHVAIVTDSTAYLPRRTMERHGITAVPLTVVLGDQALEEGTEISARSLAQALQKRRSVTTSRPSPEVFAAAYRRVAESGATDIVSLHLSAELSGTYDAAVLAAREAPVPVRVVDTGMIAMALGFCALAAAESAEAGGTVDEAVAAAEKRAAGTYAYFYVDTLDYLRRGGRIGAAQALLGSALAVKPLLQLDGGRIEPLEKVRTASKAIARLEEIVAERAGSAQVDIAVHHLAAPERASALADRLRARVPGVVDLHVSEVGAVIGAHTGPGLLGAVVSPR
- the leuS gene encoding leucine--tRNA ligase, coding for MSETNPAAASEVAAPHRYTAAMAAEIEARWQDFWDAEGTYEAPNPSGDLAGDPELAAKPKKFIMDMFPYPSGAGLHVGHPLGYIATDVFARFQRMTGHNVLHTLGFDAFGLPAEQYAVQTGTHPRVSTEANIENMKAQLRALGLGHDKRRSFATIDPEYYKWTQWIFLQIFNSWYDDEADKARPISALIAQFESGERAVASVDGATRAWNELTADERADVLSEYRLAYASDAPVNWCPGLGTVLANEEVTADGRSERGNFPVFKAKLRQWNMRITAYADRLLDDLEALDWPEAIKLQQRNWIGRSEGARVDFPIDGEAITIFTTRPDTLFGATYMVLAPEHPLVDKFVPEAWPEGTHEVWTGGHATPAEAVAAYRVQAASKSDVERQAEAKDKTGVFTGAYATNPVNGEQVPVFIADYVLMGYGTGAIMAVPAGDQRDFEFARAFELPIRCIVEPTDGRGTDTSTWENAFASYDARIINSSNDDISLDGLGVAEAKERITEWLARKGIGEGTVNFRLRDWLFSRQRYWGEPFPIVYDEDGVAHALPESMLPLELPEVEDYSPRTFDPDDANTSPETPLSRNEDWVNVTLDLGDGRGPQKYRRETNTMPNWAGSCWYELRYLDPHNDQKLVDPAIEQYWMGPREGQPHGGVDLYVGGAEHAVLHLLYARFWSKVLYDLGYVSSVEPFHKLFNQGMIQAFVYRDSRGIAVPAAEVEERDGAYYYQGDKVSRLLGKMGKSLKNAVTPDEICAEYGADTLRLYEMAMGPLDVSRPWDTRAVVGQYRLLQRLWRNVVDETTGEVTVVDTPADEDTLRALHKAIDGVRQDLEGLRFNTAIAKVTELNNHLTKTGGPVSRTVAEPLVLLVAPLAPHIAEELWRKLGHTDSVVHQDFPVADPAYVVDEAVTCVVQIKGKVKARLEVSPSISDAELEKIALADEKVVAALDGAGIRKVIVRAPKLVNIVTA
- a CDS encoding arylamine N-acetyltransferase family protein yields the protein MNSAQADAYLRRIGAHHPAWPTSGVLRDLHLRHQKAVPFENLSIHLGEEIVLEEKRLLDKVVGRRRGGFCYELNGAFGALLGALGFDVTLLAGRVYGEEGRLGIPYDHLALRVRTVDGGDWLADVGFGAHSHYPLAFGARTEQVDPGGTFRVLEAGPDAAGVRGVGGRREAEDLDVIRDGGPQYRLEVRPRVLGDFVAGAWWNSTSPKSHFTRSLVCSRVTEDGGRITLSGRKLTATAPDGTKEVSELTTDEEVLALYRERFGIELDRVPEVRKG
- a CDS encoding ComEC/Rec2 family competence protein; the protein is MHAASGKRLGTAHPREEGPTDLRLVPPALAAWVTAAVTVGAPPGRVTAVVVGCLVVGGVLLAVGRTKARRVTEYGARPLRAWPRVSVAASLLCVAAAAASAGLHGADARRGPIPALARQYAHVTAEVEVTSDPRLTRPRIKGDHAAPTAVLLDAEVRRVTREGGNGAVVATRTPVLVIVDAHSPRGSPRLPGGRSPWLSLLPSTRLRVAARLAPALSGGDRIAAVLRVRGSGPPEVVGQPSGPQRFAGRLREGLRQATDGLESDARALLPGLVVGDTSRVTPELDEAFKATDLTHLLAVSGGNFTILLALFVGPPGLAQRAERRGLAPRLGIPLRATALLGGAVTLGFVIVCRPDPSVLRAAACGSIALLALATGRRRSLIPALATAVLLLVLYDPWLSRSYGFLLSVLATGALLTLAPRWSAALQRRRMPPRLAEALAAAGAAQALCAPVVAVLSARVSLVAVPCNLLAEFAVAPATVLGFATLATAPVVPPVAKGLAWCASWPARWIADIARTGAALPGGGVDWPASWPGALLLALVTTVVVLVGRRLLKHPWLSGACVLVFLLVVVQPAPLTRVITGWPPPGWRFAMCDVGQGDAMVLAAGDDTAVVVDAGPDPALVDHCLTTLGITRIPLVVLTHFHADHVAGLPGVLRGRAVGAIETTGFAEPPDQAEFVRREAAARHISVTSAVAGERRRIGSLDWQVLWPPPSPAPTPDGPNDASVALLVRSAGLRLLLLGDLEPPAQQGLLRSPAAGELTAVDVLKVAHHGSAYQDPELIRRVAPRLALISCGRDNPYGHPAPSTVAALRVAGAVVLRTDKDGALAVVGAGGGLSVARD